One window from the genome of Montipora foliosa isolate CH-2021 chromosome 5, ASM3666993v2, whole genome shotgun sequence encodes:
- the LOC138002638 gene encoding fibroblast growth factor receptor-like: MKHLQEKKCIHRDLAARNVFIDHNHVAKLGDFGLARDISKDGIYTQTSNDRVPWRWLSLESLKDHSYTYCSDVWSFGIVLWEIAAYGEQPYPFIETPSDLKTYLSQGERMSSPKHCCKKMYKLMSSCWDETPSERPTFAAIAEKLKSYLEKVHKIDYVNTRHGEEFLVRQSINGISESFPNEVSRVN; encoded by the exons ATGAAACACTTACAAGAGAAAAAG TGCATTCATCGTGACCTTGCAGCCAGAAATGTGTTCATTGACCATAACCACGTGGCTAAGTTGGGAGATTTTGGCTTGGCACGAGACATTTCAAAGGATGGCATCTACACTCAAACCTCTAAT GACAGAGTTCCTTGGAGATGGCTATCCTTAGAATCATTGAAAGATCACAGCTATACTTATTGTAGTGACGT ATGGTCTTTTGGCATTGTGTTGTGGGAAATTGCAGCTTACG GTGAACAGCCCTACCCTTTCATAGAGACTCCATCCGATCTCAAAACCTATCTCTCTCAGGGTGAAAGGATGTCCTCCCCTAAACATTGCTGCAAGAAGAT GTATAAACTGATGTCCTCTTGCTGGGACGAAACTCCATCAGAGAGACCTACATTTGCTGCTATCGCTGAAAAGTTGAAGTCTTATTTAGAAAAGGTGCACAAG ATTGATTACGTGAATACAAGGCACGGTGAGGAATTCTTAGTGAGGCAGAGCATAAATGGCATCTCAGAGTCTTTTCCAAATGAAGTATCGAGGGTGAACTGA
- the LOC138004026 gene encoding elongator complex protein 6-like, producing MYIKGGLKVVFLALVQSFSHYNNVAQKLGVNLSSAVQNGQVTYLDGLKLISEALDDGDHVDPAEHHTAGNADNPFLNIRNQNFTLQPLYNRIKSSMIDTVGQSPCLLLIDDLTALISIGVRVQEIADFTHYCSTLMCFSPALVDGCLVTLVHNDGDVDDEESLLLWRQLCYRAHVELHVRGLSSGYSKDVHGQLTITQRDGNSIKHKRRDIQFKILEKNVIFFAPGTSKAVL from the exons ATGTATATTAAAG GTGGTCTAAAAGTAGTATTTCTTGCTTTAGTCCAGTCTTTCTCTCATTACAACAATGTTGCTCAGAAACTG GGTGTAAATCTTAGCAGTGCTGTTCAGAATGGACAAGTGACCTATTTAGACGGATTAAAACTCATTTCTGAGGCTTTGGATGATGGAGACCATGTAGATCCCGCCGAGCATCATACAGCTGGCAATGCCGACAATCCTTTTCTAAACATTAG aaacCAGAACTTTACCCTTCAGCCATTGTATAACAGAATCAAGTCTTCAATGATTGATACAGTGGGGCAGAGCCCTTGTCTATTGCTAATTGATGATTTAACAGCTCTTATATCCATTGGCGTTCGTGTGCAAGAGATAGCTGATTTTACTCATTACTGCTCGACTTTGATGTGCTTCTCTCCAGCGCTG GTGGATGGCTGTTTGGTCACCTTAGTGCATAATGACGGTGATGTCGATGACGAGGAGTCCCTGTTGCTGTGGAGACAGCTGTGCTATAGAGCTCATGTGGAACTTCATGTAAGAGGTCTCAGTAGTGGCTACTCCAAAGACGTGCATGGTCAG CTCACCATAACCCAACGAGATGGAAACTCCATAAAGCACAAGAGAAGAGATATACAGTTCAAGATTCTcgaaaaaaatgtcattttcttcgcacCAGGAACGTCAAAAGCTGTCTTATGA
- the LOC138004023 gene encoding KICSTOR complex protein ITFG2-like produces MNSNARSVSFVENLQLEISDSLFNESLLLADVDNDGDLELVVGQINGDLVIFKGSGQKPWRISQNLGMITCVGAGDLDNKGQNLLFCITAEGWCHIFNITGDPTEDSLMEPISSQLLSSNCKVVLLADVDGDRKLKLVTAHADRVVHVYKLEADDEQVTTFQDQENNENKMRSAQGSSSGSKANKQNVTKELTKDNQSELKTPKKKERKTSKQEEIKEGPPVSKITSEREGSLHQATISKKFSLRFVQLNSWTLSYQINSLVVFDVMNLRYLLASQPGGTYAILMTSSLNKREMSGEQTSSSPSSAIFNQLPVLRARNKGIPTNLITLKCHESDSAATNASLSAGQRQGYLALCTQDGHLIFIHDNKQHWLVRVEPGNYGIFAMSKLDITQDGDEKIALCSWNGNTYIIDHRKNMVQFKFNENVLAFCAGMYAFSPGKNRPALVYVTSSNRIVIYHNARLSSMVPSKLGSLIKRKTSHGVEARFPLSSAVAEH; encoded by the exons ATGAACTCAAACGCGCGTTCAGTCTCGTTTGTCGAGAATTTACAGCTGGAAATTTCGGACAGCTTGTTTAACGAATCACTCTTGCTCGCCGATGTGGACAATGATGGAGATCTCGAGCTAGTCGTTGGTCAAATTAATGGCGACCTGGTAATATTCAAAGGTAGCGGCCAAAAACCATGGAGAATCTCTCAAAATCTCGGCATGATAACTTGTGTTGGTGCGGGAGATTTGGACAACAAGGGTCAAAATTTGCTCTTCTGTATAACTGCAGAAGGATGGTGCCACATTTTTAAC ATTACTGGAGATCCCACAGAGGACAGTTTAATGGAGCCAATTTCCTCTCAGCTCCTTTCATCAAACTGCAAAGTTGTTTTATTGGCAGATGTGGACGGAGATAGGAAGCTGAAGTTGGTGACAGCACATGCAGATAGGGTTGTCCATGTCTATAAATTGGAGGCAGATGATGAGCAAGTGACAACGTTTCAAGATCAAG aaaacaatgaaaacaagatGAGAAGTGCACAAGGGTCTTCATCGGGCTccaaagcaaacaaacagaATGTAACAAAAGAACTCACTAAAGATAATCAGTCAGAATTGAAAACAcctaagaaaaaggaaaggaaaacctCAAAACAGGAAGAAATAAAAGAAGGCCCACCAGTGAGCAAGATCACAAGTGAAAGAGAAGGATCGCTTCATCAGGCGACAATTTCCAAGAAGTTCAGCTTGCGATTTGTTCAACTCAACAGTTGGACGCTGTCATACCAGATTAATTCTCTTGTggtgtttgatgtcatgaattTGAGATATCTCTTGGCATCGCAGCCAGGGGGAACTTATGCTATTCTGATGACATCTTCCCTAAACAAACGAGAGATGTCAGGAGAGCAG ACATCAAGTTCTCCGTCATCAGCCATTTTCAACCAGTTACCAGTCCTCCGAGCACGAAACAAAGGCATCCCAACCAACCTCATAACCCTTAAATGCCACGAAAGCGACAGCGCCGCGACAAACGCGTCTCTCTCAGCCGGTCAACGCCAGGGGTACCTTGCACTTTGTACACAAGACGGTCACCTGATATTCATTCATGACAATAAGCAACATTGGCTAGTACGTGTGGAGCCGGGAAATTACGGCATCTTTGCGATGTCTAAACTTGATATTACACAGGATGGAGATGAAAAAATTGCTTTATGTTCCTGGAATGGAAACACCTACATTATCGATCATCGGAAGAATATGGTGCAGTTTAAGTTTAATGAAAACGTCTTGGCTTTCTGCGCTGGCATGTACGCGTTTTCGCCGGGAAAAAATCGTCCCGCTTTGGTTTATGTGACTTCGTCAAATCGCATCGTTATTTACCACAACGCGCGGTTGTCATCAATGGTTCCTTCTAAACTGGGTAGCTTAATTAAACGTAAAACTTCGCATGGTGTAGAAGCCAGATTTCCTCTCAGTTCCGCAGTGGCTGAGCATTAG
- the LOC138002639 gene encoding BTB/POZ domain-containing protein kctd15-like, producing the protein MASEESFPPILNLNVGGFVYTTTLDTVTRDPHSMLGAMFSGRQRIAKDTRGNYFIDRDGALFRHVLNFLRTSELCLPQSFDEFDQLSAEADFYQVGDLIEALQIFREDRRKNLQLSEGQGVIILSVDRYRNQLLLSGRQELVKEVFKEYIKPSEFVLTLLPARGYVRDYRVPWRPGGAELTKADAFDLLYGHGFHLEGCNGGGSDGDETGTQFQEYTFVRKNKL; encoded by the coding sequence ATGGCTTCGGAGGAAAGTTTTCCACCTATTTTAAATCTAAACGTTGGCGGATTTGTTTACACGACAACTTTAGATACTGTTACACGTGATCCACATTCCATGCTTGGAGCGATGTTCAGTGGAAGACAACGGATTGCAAAGGATACCCGAGGGAATTATTTCATCGATCGAGATGGAGCTCTCTTTAGGCATGTCCTGAACTTTCTCCGTACTTCAGAATTGTGTCTTCCTCAGTCTTTCGATGAATTTGATCAGCTAAGCGCTGAGGCGGACTTCTATCAAGTAGGTGATCTTATAGAAGCTCTCCAAATATTCCGCGAGGATCGTCGAAAGAATCTACAGCTAAGCGAGGGTCAAGGTGTAATTATCTTGTCTGTAGACCGGTATCGAAACCAGCTGTTGTTAAGCGGTCGACAAGAGCTTGTTAAAGAAGTGTTTAAAGAGTACATCAAGCCATCGGAATTCGTGTTAACATTACTCCCCGCGCGGGGGTACGTGAGAGATTACCGGGTCCCATGGAGACCCGGGGGAGCCGAATTAACTAAGGCGGACGCCTTCGATCTCTTGTACGGGCATGGTTTTCACTTAGAAGGTTGCAATGGTGGTGGAAGTGATGGGGATGAAACTGGAACACAGTTTCAAGAGTACACCTTTGTGCggaaaaataaactttaa
- the LOC138004024 gene encoding uncharacterized protein, with the protein MARLLGVFFPQLATFTRSGALCSSQILWPKTLFTNCLLKRTMAYSICESGASNTLDFRMYFCDGNGQAVSPFHDIPLFANDQKTVCNMVVEVPRWTNAKMEIAVKEALNPIKQDCKKGKLRFVHNCFPYHGYIWNYGALPQTWEDPNHKDKDTGCMGDNDPIDACEIGTMVASRGEVKQVKILGTVALIDEGETDWKILCIDVNDPLAKDLNDVEDIEKYMPGLLKATIEWFKIYKIPAGSKENQFAFNNEAKNKEFAMKIINETHECWSKLLMKKVENENGMACKNVTVENSPYRITKDEAASIVKHAPDREEPQPIDPSLEVDRWHYVKRT; encoded by the exons ATGGCTCGCCTATTAGGGGTTTTCTTTCCTCAATTAGCCACGTTTACTCGTAGTGGTGCACTGTGTTCTTCACAAATTCTTTGGCCAAAAACTTTGTTCACGAACTGCTTGTTGAAAAGAACCATGGCTTATTCTATCTGCGAAAGTGGAGCTTCCAACACTCTTGACTTCAGAATGTATTTTT GTGATGGAAATGGCCAAGCAGTCTCTCCCTTTCATGATATTCCACTATTTGCTAATGATCAG AAAACAGTTTGTAACATGGTTGTTGAAGTCCCAAGGTGGACCAATGCTAAAATGGAG ATAGCTGTGAAGGAGGCATTGAATCCCATTAAGCAAGACTGCAAGAAAGGCAAGCTACGATTTGTTCATAACTGCTTTCCGTATCATGGCTACATCTGGAATTATGGAGCACTTCCTCAG ACCTGGGAAGACCCAAATCACAAGGATAAGGACACAGGATGCATGGGCGATAATGATCCAATAGATGCTTGTGAAATTGGTACCATG GTTGCAAGTAGAGGAGAGGTTAAACAAGTGAAAATTCTAGGAACTGTTGCTCTAATTGATGAGGGGGAAACAGACTGGAAAATCCTCTGCATAGATGTGAATGACCCTTTGGCAAAAGACCTGAATG ATGTTGAAGACATTGAAAAATATATGCCAGGACTActgaag GCTACCATTGAATGGTTCAAGATCTATAAAATTCCAGCGGGAAGTAAAGAAAACCAGTTTGCTTTCAACAATGAAGCtaaaaacaaa GAATTTGCTATGAAGATTATCAATGAAACCCATGAATGCTGGAGCAAACTGTTAATGAAAAAAGTCGAAAATGAAAATGGGATGGCATG caAAAATGTGACAGTTGAGAATTCACCATACAGGATAACAAAAGACGAGGCAGCGTCCATTGTTAAACAT GCTCCCGATCGCGAAGAACCTCAACCCATCGATCCTTCACTAGAAG TTGATAGGTGGCACTATGTGAAAAGAACGTAA